The genomic DNA CTTCATCGCCGCAACCGGCATGAACGCGCAGCAGGCGCAGATGGACGTGATTTCGAACAACCTCGCGAACGTGAGCACGAATGGCTTCAAGGGTTCGCGCGCCGTGTTCGAGGATCTGATTTACCAGACGCTGCGTCAGCCGGGCGCCAACTCGACGCAAAACACCGAGCTGCCGTCGGGCAGCCAGGTCGGTACCGGCGTGCAGCAGGTCGCGACCGAGCGTCTGTACACGCAGGGCAACCTGACGCAGACCGGCAACTCGAAGGACGTGGCGATCAACGGCAACGGCTTCTTCCAGGTGCAGATGCCGGACGGCACGATCGCCTACTCGCGCGACGGTTCGTTCCAGACCGACCAGCAGGGCCGGCTCGTCACCTCGAGCGGCTTCCCGTTGCAGCCCGCGATCACGGTTCCGCAGAACGCGACGAATCTGACGATCGGCCAGGACGGCACCGTGTCGATCACCCAGGGCAACTCGACGAATTCCGTGAACATCGGCTCGATCCAGCTCGCGACGTTCATCAACCCGACGGGTCTCGACTCGATCGGTCAGAACCTGTTCCAGGAAACGCAGTCGTCGGGCGCGCCGAACGTCGGTCAGCCGAGCCTGAACGGCATCGGTTCGCTGCAACAGGGGTTTGTCGAAACGTCGAACGTCAACGTCGTGCAGGAGCTGGTCAACATGATCCAGACCCAGCGCGCGTATGAAATCAACAGCAAGGCCGTGACCACGTCCGATCAGATGCTGCAGACGCTCAGTCAGATGCAGGTTTGAACGTACGTCGTCGCATCGAACAGGTGGTTATCCAGCAGGCGGTTACGAAGATGTCGCAGCTCATCAGATTCATGGTTCGCACCAGCGCCACGCATGCGGCGCTGCGGCTCGCGGTGGCGGGGGCGCTGGCAGGCGCGCTCGCCGGCTGCGCGCTCGTGCCGAAAGAACCGATTGTGCAGCAGCCGATGAGTGCGGTGCCGCCCGTTCCGCCGCAACTGCAGGCGCCCGGGTCGATCTTCAATCCGGGCACGGCGGGTCATCCGCTGTTCGAAGACCAGCGTCCGCGCAACGTCGGGGACATCCTGACCATCGTCATCGCCGAAAATATCAACGCGACCAAGCAGTCCGGCGCGAACGCGAACCGCAACGGCAGCACGACCGTCGCGGTGACGCAGGCGAACGTCCTGGCGGGCCTCCTCAACAAGGCGAACGTTGCCGCGAACGGACAGAATCAGTTCGCCGCGACCGGCGGCGCGAATGCGTCGAATACGTTCAACGGCGTGATCACGGTCACGGTGACGAACGTGCTGCCGAACGGCAATCTGATCGTGAGCGGCCAGAAGCAGATGCTGATCAATCAGGGCAACGAGTGGGTGCGCTTTTCGGGCGTCGTGAACCCGAATACGGTGGCGGGCGACAACTCGGTGTTCTCGACGGAAGTGGCCGACGCGAAGATCGAATACTCGGCGAAGGGCTATATCGACGAAGCCGAGCAGATGGGCTGGTTGCAGCGCCTCTTCCTCAATATCTCGCCGTGGTGATGACGATGAACGCCTCGACTCTTCGTCACGCTTTGACCCGCGCCGCGTTTTTTGCCGTGGCGGTGTTCACGCTCGTCGCCGCATCGCTGCAGCCCGCGCATGCGGAGCGGCTCAAGGATCTCGTCTCGATCCTCGGCGTGCGCGACAACCCGCTGATCGGCTACGGTCTCGTCGTCGGCCTCGACGGCACCGGCGACCAGACCACGCAAACGCCGTTCACGACGCAGACGCTTGCGAACATGCTCGCGAACCTCGGCATCGGCATCAACAACCAGCAGGCCGGCGCGACCAACGGTGGCGTATCGCCGCTCTCGAACCTGCAGCTGAAGAACGTCGCCGCGGTGATGGTAACGGCGACACTGCCGCCGTTCGCGCGGCCCGGCGAACCGATCGACGTGACCGTGTCGTCGCTCGGCAATGCGAAGAGCCTGCGCGGCGGCACGCTGCTGCTCACGCCGATGAAAGGCGCGGACGGCTCGGTCTACGCGCTCGCGCAGGGCAACCTCGCGGTCGGCGGCGCGGGCGCAAGCGCGAACGGCAGCCGTGTGCAGGTGAACCAGCTCGCGGCCGGCCGTATTACGGACGGCGCGATCGTCGAGCGCTCGTTGCCCGTCAATGTCGCGCAGGCTGGCGGCATGATGGAAATGAACCTGAACGACATGGACTACGACAACGCGCAGAAGATTGTCGCGACTGTCAACAATGCGTTTGGTCCGGGCACCGCGACCGCGCTCGACGGCCGCACGATCCAGTTGCACGCGCCAAGCGATCCGGGATCGCAGGTGTCGTTCCTCGCGCAGTTGCAGAACCTCGAGATCAAGCCGGCGAAGGCCGCCGCGAAGGTCATTCTGAACGCGCGCACCGGCTCGATCGTGATGAACCAGATGGTCACGCTCGATAGCTGCGCGGTTGCGCACGGCAATCTGTCGGTCGTCGTCAATACGCAGACCGTGGTGAGCCAGCCCAATGCGTTCTCGAACGGGCAGACGGTCGCCGCGCGCCAGTCGCAGATCCAGCTCAAGCAGGACAACGGCTCGCTCAAGTATGTGACGGCGGGCGCGAACCTCGCCGACGTGGTGAAGGCGCTCAACGCGCTCGGCGCGACGCCGGCCGACCTGATGTCGATCTTGCAGGCCATGAAGGCCGCAGGCGCGTTGCGCGCCGACCTCGAAATCATCTAAGCAGGAAGCACGACCGATGAACGCGGATTCCTCAAAGCCAGCCGATCTCGACCAGCGCTTCGCACTCGACGTGCAGGGCTTCGACGCATTGCGCATGCAGGCGAAGAACTCCCCGCAAACCGCCTTGAAAAGCGCCGCGCGCCAGTTCGACGCGGTGTTCATGCAGATGATGCTGAAAAGCATGCGCGAGGCGACGCCGCACGACGGCCCGCTCGATTCGCGGGAAGGCGACCAGTTCATGTCGATGCTCGACGAGCAGATGGCGCAGCAGATGTCGTCGAAGGGAATCGGCGTCGCGGACATGATGATCAAGCAGCTGGCGCGTCAGGCCAATATCCCGCTCGACGGCAGTGACGCGAGCACGGGCGGTATCGGGGGCGGTGGCATGGGTTCCCTTTCGACGCTGAACTCGCTCGCGCGCGCCTATGCGAATCCGGCCGCGAACGGCGCGCTCACGACGGGCCGCGGCTATTCGGCCAATAACGCGCTGACGCCGCCGTTGCGCGGCAACGGCCAGTCGCCAAAGGTCGACGCGTTCGTCGACAAGCTCGCGGCGCCCGCGCAGGCCGCCAGCGCGGCAACCGGCATCCCGGCGCGCTTCATCATCGGTCAGGCCGCGCTCGAGTCGGGCTGGGGCAAGAGCGAGATCAAGAAGCCGGACGGCTCGACGAGCCACAATGTATTCGGCATCAAGGCGACGAAGGACTGGACCGGCGACACGGTGTCGACCGTCACGACCGAGTACGTGAACGGCCAGCCGCAGCGCAAGGTCGAGAAGTTCCGCTCGTACGGGTCGTACCAGGAAGCGATGAGCGACTACGCGAGCATGCTGAAGAGCAACCCGCGCTATGCCGCGGTGCTGACCGCTTCGCGCGGCAAGAGCGCGGCGGGCTTTGCGGCCGGCATGCAGCGCGCCGGCTACGCAACCGATCCGCACTACGCGCGCAAGCTGATGTCGATCATGCAGCAGATGAGCTGAGTGCGAACTCAACCCGTCGCGTCGATCGGCTTCGATTGATGCGGCGAACCGGCTTTGAAGGCGCTCGCTCCACGCTCTTTCCTTCAAGCGCTGCGCATAATTCCTGAGACGCCGTTCGCTAATTGCGACCGGCGCATGTGCGCGCGCGAAATTTATTTACGGTCGCACTCTAAACTTCGCGGGATAATTGCCGCTATAGCGTAAAGATCGATTGCCGGAGGACACCGGCAAGGCGGTCATAGAATACGCGTTTCGCTGGCGAGGGCCGGCGGTTCGCATCGCGAGACTACGACCATCATGGAACCCAATCTGTCGACCGCACAGACGGATGAAGTCGAACCGACCGAGCATTTCGGCCGCCGCAATCCGCTGGAAATCGGCGTGCAGCTGCGCAACCTCTTCAACCGTGGCGACTTTTTGACCGTTCAGTACAAGGGCGGCCAGCTGGTCACGCGTATCCTCGACGTCGACGTGCGTACGCAGACCTTCGTGTTCGACTGGGGCGCGCTGCCCGAGCAGAACCGCGGCCTGCTCGCGGCGCCGCATTGCCATTTCCTCGCGGCGCCGGAAGGCGTGCGCGTCGAGTTCGGCACCGGCACGCCGCGCGAAACCTCGTTCGAAGGCCGTCCGGCATTCGAAGCGGCGTTTCCCGAGGTGCTGTACTACATTCAGCGGCGCGAGTATTTCCGCGTCGAGACGCCGATCCTCAACCCGTACTACTGCTCGGGCAAGCTGCCCGAAGGCGATTCGTTCCGCTTCGAGATTCACGATCTCTCGCTGGGCGGCATCGGGTTGCGCACGAACGACGACCGCGTGGCGACGCTGCCTTTGAGCACCGTGTTGCCCGATGTCGAAGTGAACCTCAATGGCAGCGGCACGCTTTCGCTCGATCTGCAGATCGTGTCGTTGCGCGCGACGCCGTTGCCGCATGGCGGTGGCACGCGCTACCTGCTTGGTTTGCGTTTCATGTCGTTGCCGGGCAGCGCGGAAAATACGCTGCAGCGTCTGATTACACAGCTCGAAATGAAGCGCCGCTCGCTCGTGCGGGCTTAAAAGTAATCGGAGTAACCTGAGTAACCGGGTAACACGCAAAAGCGCGGCGGCATGCCGCGCAGTCAATTCGACCGTTTGACCTAGGCCATCTGGCCGAACTGTTTTCGATTCACGGCGTCCGCGAAAAGCCGCCTACGTTCGCGACCCGGCCAAGAAAAAACCCGGCCTTCCGCGTAGCCGCCGCGGACGAATCAAGTTCGCTGTCATGGCCGCCAAGATTCTGCGCGGAGAACCGATTCGCGATCCTGGGCAAAACTGATAAGGATGGGATAGACAGCGGAAATTCGCGGCAGAAATGAGTGAGGCCCCGTGAAGGGGCCTCGGTATTTCGCGGGTACGCTTGCCTGGAGAACCAGGATTAACCGGCACGGCCGGAACCTGCTGGAGCAGGCGGTAGGTAGACGTCCTTGTGGAACCCCGAATAATCTACTTGCAAGGAGTATAACCGTTCCCGCGGTCCCTCGCTACTAGCCGAATGGCCTTTCGTCCCGCACACGCGCGATATAAGCCCCGATTCCCCGTCTCCTCCGCGTTTTGACTTGCGCGCCCGCTGCCGATAATGCAGCGTCGGCAAAGTCCGACATGGACCGCCGACTGCAGCGCCGACGTCGTTCGACTCGCGAGCTCTGAGTCCGCGCAATTTCTAAACTTCCGGCATTCGGCGCCGATATACCGCTTGTTCACGCACAATCGGCGGCCGTCGCTTGACCCGCCTTTCAGGAGCACGCATGTCAGGAGGAAACCTATTCGGCATTGCCATGAGCGGACTGAATAACGCTCAGCTGGGCATGTCGGTGACGGGAAATAACATCAGCAACGCGGCTACGCCGGGTTACAACCGCGAGCTCGTGCTGTCGGCCGAATCGAACGGGATGAATACGGGTTCGGGCTTCATCGGTGGCGGCGTGACCACGGTGACGATCCAGCGTCAGTTCAGTTCGACGCTGTTCACCGAACTCACCGGCACGCAGGCGCAAACCTCGTCGCTGAGTTCGTATTCGACGCTGATCACGAGCCTCAGCAATCAGATCGGCAGTCCGACCGCGGGGATTGGCGCGGACATCACCGCGTTCTTCAGCAGCCTGCAGACACTGTCGGGCAAGGCGACCGATGGTCCGACGCGCCAAACCGTGCTCAACAGCGCGCAGGCCCTGGCGAACGACATCAACGACATGGGGCAGCAGATCGACCAGATGCGGCAAGGTCTCAATACGACTTTGTCGAGCACGGTCACGCAGATCAACAACCTCACGAAGCAGATCGCGCAGCTGAACACGCAGATCGCGCAAGCCGGCTCGGCAGGCCAGCCGCCAAACCAGCTGCTCGATACGCGCGACCAGGCGGTCATGCAGCTGTCGCAGCTCGTCGGCGTGAACGTCCAGTCGGGAAGCGACGGTTCCTATTCAGTCACACTGTCGAACGGCATGGCGCTCGTGCAGGGCAACCAGAGCTACCAGCTCGGCACGACGCCGTCGCCGGGCAATCCGGCGGAACTCGCGGTGACCTATCAGGAACCCGATTCGACGAAGCCCGGCTCGTTCATCACGACGGTTCTGCCCGACACGTCGATCTCCGGCGGTTCGCTTGGCGGCACGCTGCAGTTCCGCAGCCAGACGCTCGATCCGGCGGCCCAGCAGCTCGGCGCGCTCGCGACCAGTTTCGCCGCGCAGGTCAATGCACAAAACGCACTCGGCCTCGACTCGGCCGGTAAGCCGGGCGGCCCGCTCTTCCAGGTCGGCGCGCCGAACGTGATCGCGAACCTGAAGAACACCGGCAACGCGTCGGTCGCGGCAACGCTCACGGATCCGGCCAATCCGCCGGTCGGCGACCTGAAGCTCACGTTCGACGGCACCAACTACACGCTCACGAATGCCTCGACGGGCGCGGTGCTCGGCACCTCGCCGCCGCCCACCGCAGGCAATCCGCTCACGATCGGCGGCGTGTCGATGACGATCACCAACACGCCGGCGGCCGGCGATTCGTTCACGATCCAGCCGACCGAGGGCGCGCTCGACAGCTTCGGCGTCACGAGTACGTTCGTGTCATCCAACGGCGGCGCGATCGCTGCGTCGTCGCCGGCGATCGCGTCGCCCGGTTCGGCGAACACCGGCAACGGCAACATCAAGATCGGGACGGCCAGCGCGGGCTTCTCGATCACGGCGTCGATGACGCTCACGTACAACAACACGACGAATCCGCCGACGCTGTCCGGCTTCCCGCCGGGCACGCAGGTCACCTTCGGCAACCCGCAGCAAACCGTCACGATCAATGCGACCACCGACACGGTGCCGTACGATCCGGCCAACGGCGATACGTACACCATTAACGCCGTGCCGCCGAACACGTCGCCGAACGGCATTTCGTTCTCGCTGTCGGGCACGCCAGGCAATAACGATACGTTCACGATCGCTCCGAACTCCGCGAGTTCCGCGGACGGAAGCAACGCAACGGCACTGTCGAACCTTAGCAATAGCACGGTGTTCGACGGCACGACGCTGACGAACGGCTACGCATCGTTCGTGAACAACATCGGCAATACGGCGAGCAACATCAATGCGATGGCGACGGCGACAGGCAGCAAGCTTGCGCAAATCACGGCGCAGCAGCAGTCGGTCTCGGGCGTGAACCTCGACGAAGAGGCGACCAACCTGCTCGAGGACCAGCAAATGTACCAGGCGTGCAGCAAGGTCATTCAGACCGCGCAGTCGCTTTTCGCAACGCTCCTGCAGGCAGTTGGGTAAGGGTCAATCATGCGAATCTCTACATCATCGATGTACCAGAACACCATCAACAACATGGATAACCAGCAGTCGACGCTTGCGCAATTGCAGCAGCAGGCTTCGACGCAGATCCGCGTTGCGACGGCCGCCGACGACCCGCTCGGGGCGGCGCAAGCCGTGCAGCTGTCGGCGGCTGGCTCGGTACTCGCGCAGTTCGCGTCGAACCAGAGTGCGGCGACGAGCGTGCTGCAATCGGAAGACACGACGTTGAGCGGCGTCTCCCAGACGCTGCAAGCCATCCTGACCCAGCTGAACGGGCTGGGCACGGGCTCGGACAATGACAGCAACCGGCAGGCGGCTGCGCAGGCGCTGCAGGGCCTGCGCGATCAGCTGATGTCGCTCGCGAATACCCAGGATCCCTTGGGCAACTACATGTTCTCGGGTTTCCAGGGCGGCACCGCGCCGTTTTCGAACTCATCGAATGGCGGCGTGACCTACAACGGCGACATGGGCACGCGGCAGATCCAGATCTCGAGCACGACCTCGGTGGCCACTGCCGACAACGGCGCGAGCGTGTTCCTGAGCGTGCTGCCCGGTCTGTCGGACCCGGTCGCGGCCGGTGCGTCGACCAACGCCGGCACGGGCGTAATCGGGGCAGTGTCGGTTTCGACGACGGGCTCGGCGGGCAGTAACACGCCTTACTCGATCACATTCCTCGCGGATCCGACGACGGGCGCGCTCGACTATCAGGTGAACGACACGTCGACCAACCCGCCTACGGCGGTCGGCACGCCGCAAGCGTACACGGACGGTCAGGCGATCACCCTCAGCGGGGGCGAAAGCGTGACGATCACGGGCACGCCGCAGGTCGGCGATTCGTTCACGGTCACGCCCGCCGCGCAGGGCAACACTGACGTGTTCCAGACGATCGACTCGGTAATTGCCGCGTTGAAGAACCCGGCGCAAGGCAATCCGGCCGCCCTGGCGACCATCGAGAATGCGATCAACACCGCGCATACGCAGATCGACAACACGATGACGAATGTCGCCACCGTGCACGCGTCGGTGGGGGGGCGCGAGCAGCAGGTGACCGCGCTCGGTCAGGCCAACACGAAAGAGGCGCTGCAGAACACTACGGTTCTGTCGTCGATCATCCAGGCCGATCCGGCTACGGTGTTCAGCCAGCTCACGCTGCAGGAGTCGATGCTGAGCGCGACCGAGACGACGTTTGCGTCTACTCAGAAGCTGTCGTTGTTCTCGGTCATCCAGCCGTAAGCGCCGGCGCGCTACACGCCAGGAAAAGGGCCACGAAACGGGCCACGAAACGGGCTATGAAGCGGGCTATGAAGCGGGCCGCAACGCAAGCGCGATGCGGCCCATTTCTTCGATCCCGTTATCGATCATCCGCGCGAACAGCGGAATCATATTCGGCAGCATCAGCTGGATCAGCAGCAGGCCGACGAGCATCGTGACGGCAAAGCCGATCTGAAAGATACCGATCTGCGGCGCCGCGCGGTTCAGAATGCCGAGGCACAGGTTCGCGATCAGCAGCGCTGCGACGACCGGCAGCGCGATCAGCATGCCGCCCGCGAACAGCGTCGCGCCCCATTCGGCGAGCATGCGCCAGCCGGGCGCGCTCAGGACGTTCGCGCTCACCGGCACCGACTGGAACGTCATGACGAGTGCGCTGATCACCTGCAGGTGACCGTCGAGCGCAACGAACGCGAGCAGCGCGATCATGTTCAGCAGCATCGACACCACATCGGTCGAGCCGTGCGATTGCGGGTCGATCAGTGTCGCGAAACCGAGGCCCATGCCAAGGCCGATAATGCCGCCGGCCGTTTCGACCGCGCCGAACACGATCTGCATCGTGAAGCCGAGCGCGAGGCCGATCAGCAGCTGGTTGACGAGAATCCATGTGCCGGCCGCCGAAAACACCGTGACTTGCGGCATGGCGCCAAGCGTCGGCGCGACGATCACGGCGATAAATGCCGCGAGCCCGACCTTCACGCGAATCGGCACCGACGCATGACCGAGAATCGGCGCGCTCGCCACGAGCGCGAGAATGCGCACGAACGGCCAGAGAAACGCGGTAAGCCACGCGTTCAGCTGCGCATAGGTGACGGTGAACATGGCGGTCGGATTCGAATGCGACGGCTAATACGTGAATACGTGCGCAAGAGCGGCATGCGCAACGGCGGCATACGCGCCGCGTCGCGTTCCGCTTCTTTCAGTTCGCGACGTTCGGTATGTTCATCAGCACCTGACGCATGTAGTCGATCATCGTCTCCAGCATCCACGGACCGGCGATCACGAGCGTGACGCCGACTGCGGCGAGTTTCGGAATAAAGGTCAGCGTGCTTTCGTTGATCTGCGTGGCGGCCTGAAAGAGGCTCACGATCAGACCGACGATCAGGGCGACGAACAGAAGCGGCGCGGCAAGTAGCAGCGTGACACGCATCGCGTCGTGCGAGAGGGTCATTACGGTTTCCGGCGTCATCGCGGTGGTGCTCCTGCGTCGGTTGAAAATACCGGTGAATATCGGTCGAAACCGGTGAAAAAGCGTGTGCGGGCTACGTGAAGCTTTGCGCAAGCGAGCCGATCAGCAGCTGCCAGCCGTCGACGAGGACGAACAGCATCAGCTTGAACGGCAGCGAAATCGTGACCGGCGACACCATCATCATGCCCATCGACATCAGCACGCTCGCCACGACGAGGTCGATGATGATGAACGGAATGTAGATCGTGAAGCCGATCTGGAACGCGGTCTTCAACTCGCTTGTGACGAACGACGGCACGAGCAGCGACAGCGGCACGTCTTCGGGCCCCTGCATCGGCGGCGTGTGCGCGATCTTCGCGAACAGCGCGAGATCGGTTTCGCGCGTCTGCCGCAACATGAAGGTCTTGAACGGTGCGACGCCGCGCTGGACGGCATCGTCCATCGAAATCGTGCCTGCGGAAAACGGCTTGTAGCCGTCGTTATAGGCCTTGTCGAGCACCGGCGACATCACGAACAGCGTCAAAAACAGCGCGAGGCCGACCAGCACCTGGTTGGGCGGCGTGGTCGTCGTGCCCATCGCCTGGCGCAGCAGCGACAGCACGATGATGATGCGCGTGAAGCTCGTCATCATCAGCACCATCGCCGGCAGGAACGACAGCATCGTGAGCACGAGCATCGTCTGCACGCTCAGCGAATACGTCGTGCTGCCGTTCGGGCCCGGCGTGGCGTTCAGCGCCGGCAGCCCTGCTACCTGCGCGAAGGAAAGGGACGGGAGCGCCAGTATCAGCGCCGGCAGCAGCAGCGCCACCAGATGCCGAAGCCGGACCGACGAGCGAAGCTGCATGAGCGAGGTCAATGCGCGGGCCGCGCCGTCGTGGCGCATCGCGGAACGAAGCACTTCCATCTATCGATCTCCGCCGCTGTGTCGCTGTAGACGTTTCGCCGCTTCGCTTTTCAGCGCCTCGCGAAAGCGCTGGCCGAAGGTGCCGGGCAGGCCGCTGCCGGCTGCGGAAGTGGAGTGGTGGCCGTCCGTGGAAGGCGCGCCGAAGTCGCCGTCGCTGGAACCGGAGCCGGTGTGGCCGGACCCCGCGTGGCCGGCGCCAGTCGAGCCGGCCGGCATCGCATACAGCAGCCGCACATTGCCGGGCGCCGCGCCGAGCACGAGCCACTGGTCGCCGATTTCGACAACCGCGACGCGTTCCTTGCCGCCGAGCGACGTGCCGCCGACCGTTTTCACGAGCCCGCTGCGTTGTCCCGGCTGCAGGCCGAGCCGGCGCGCAAGCCAGGCACAGCCGAACACGAGCCCGATAACGACGGCCAGTCCGACGATGGTTTGCAGCAGCGCACCCACACCCAGCGCCGGTACCGCGGATCCCGCGCCGACGCCCGAGGCGATCTGCGCAGCGTGGTTGACTGCATTGAGATCCGCCGCCCATACGGGCAACGGAACAAAAAGCGAAAAGGCTGCGAACGGAGCAAGCCGCATCGCGAGCACTGCGGGTTTCATCGGTTCAGCTTCCGGATCCGCTCGGACGGCGTGATGATGTCGGTCAAACGGATACCGAACTTGTCGTTGACCACCACGACTTCGCCCTGTGCAATCAGGCAACCGTTGACGAGCACGTCCATCGGTTCGCCGGCGAGACCGTCGAGTTCGACGACCGAGCCCTGCGCGAGCTGCAGCAGGTTACGGATCGCGATCTTCGTGCGGCCGAGCTCGACCGTCATCTGGACAGGGATGTCCAGGATCATGTCGATATCGTTGCGCGTCGCGGTCGACGTGACCTTCGACAGCGGCTGAAACACGCCTGCCGCCGCGGCGGGCGCCACGTCATTGCCGTTCTGTTCGGCCAGCGCGGCCGCCCAATCGTCGAGCGCGGCTTCGTCGGTTGCGTCGCCTGCCGCCTGACCCGCTACTTCCGCTTCCGGAGCGATTTCCGGCAGCGGCATTGCGGGTGCTGCGTTGGGGGTCGGGGTAGGGGTCCCGTTCAGATCACTCATATCCGCCTTCCTTCATCGTTTCCGCGGCGCTGATCATCTTCAGGACCCGCAGCGCGTATTGACCATTGAAAATTCCGTAACCGCATTCCATCACCGGCACGCCATCCACCTTGGCGGTGATGAACTCGGGGATGTTGATCGGCAGCACGTCGCCCGCCTTCATGTTCAGGATCTTCTCGAAGGTGATCGGGATCTGCGCGAGGTCGGCGGTCAGCTCGACCTCGGCGGCCTGCACCTGCTGCGACAGCACGCGCACCCAGCGGCGGTCCACTTCGAGCGCCTCGCCCTGAATCGGCGAAGACAGCACGTCGCGAATCGGCTCGATCATCGAATACGGCATGCAGATGTGCAGCGTGCCGCCGGTCGGCCCGAACTCGATCGAGAACTGCGTGACGACGACCACTTCGTTCGGCGTCGCGACGTTCGCGAACTGCGTATGCATTTCCGAGCGCACGAATTCGAACTGCAGCGGGCGCACGCTCTTCCATGCGGTCGTGTAGTGCTCGAACACGAGGCTCAACAGCTTGCTGATGATGCGCTGCTCGGTCTGCGTGAAATCGCGGCCTTCGACGCGCGTGTGGAAGCGCCCGTCGCCGCCGAACAGATTGTCGACCACGAAAAACACGAGGTTCGGATCGAACACGAACAGCGACGTGCCGCGCAGCGGCTTCACGTGCACGAGGTTCAGGTTCGTTGGAATCGGCAGGTTGCGTGTGAACTCGCTGTACTTCTGCACCTTCACCGGGCCAACTGAAATCTCCGCCGTGCGCCGCATGAAGTTGAAGATGCCGACGCGCATCAGGCGCGCGAAGCGCTCGTTGATGATTTCGAGGCCGGGCATCCGGCCGCGGACAATCCGTTCCTGCGTCGCGATGTTGTACGGGCGCACGCCCGCACGGTCAGACTGATCGGACTTCTCGTCGTGCTCGCCAGTGACGCCTTTCAGGAGGGCATCGACCTCCTCCTGGGACATGAACTCTTCGTGGC from Paraburkholderia edwinii includes the following:
- the fliR gene encoding flagellar biosynthetic protein FliR, producing the protein MFTVTYAQLNAWLTAFLWPFVRILALVASAPILGHASVPIRVKVGLAAFIAVIVAPTLGAMPQVTVFSAAGTWILVNQLLIGLALGFTMQIVFGAVETAGGIIGLGMGLGFATLIDPQSHGSTDVVSMLLNMIALLAFVALDGHLQVISALVMTFQSVPVSANVLSAPGWRMLAEWGATLFAGGMLIALPVVAALLIANLCLGILNRAAPQIGIFQIGFAVTMLVGLLLIQLMLPNMIPLFARMIDNGIEEMGRIALALRPAS
- the fliQ gene encoding flagellar biosynthesis protein FliQ; the protein is MTPETVMTLSHDAMRVTLLLAAPLLFVALIVGLIVSLFQAATQINESTLTFIPKLAAVGVTLVIAGPWMLETMIDYMRQVLMNIPNVAN
- the fliP gene encoding flagellar type III secretion system pore protein FliP (The bacterial flagellar biogenesis protein FliP forms a type III secretion system (T3SS)-type pore required for flagellar assembly.); the protein is MQLRSSVRLRHLVALLLPALILALPSLSFAQVAGLPALNATPGPNGSTTYSLSVQTMLVLTMLSFLPAMVLMMTSFTRIIIVLSLLRQAMGTTTTPPNQVLVGLALFLTLFVMSPVLDKAYNDGYKPFSAGTISMDDAVQRGVAPFKTFMLRQTRETDLALFAKIAHTPPMQGPEDVPLSLLVPSFVTSELKTAFQIGFTIYIPFIIIDLVVASVLMSMGMMMVSPVTISLPFKLMLFVLVDGWQLLIGSLAQSFT
- the fliO gene encoding flagellar biosynthetic protein FliO, with product MKPAVLAMRLAPFAAFSLFVPLPVWAADLNAVNHAAQIASGVGAGSAVPALGVGALLQTIVGLAVVIGLVFGCAWLARRLGLQPGQRSGLVKTVGGTSLGGKERVAVVEIGDQWLVLGAAPGNVRLLYAMPAGSTGAGHAGSGHTGSGSSDGDFGAPSTDGHHSTSAAGSGLPGTFGQRFREALKSEAAKRLQRHSGGDR
- the fliN gene encoding flagellar motor switch protein FliN translates to MSDLNGTPTPTPNAAPAMPLPEIAPEAEVAGQAAGDATDEAALDDWAAALAEQNGNDVAPAAAAGVFQPLSKVTSTATRNDIDMILDIPVQMTVELGRTKIAIRNLLQLAQGSVVELDGLAGEPMDVLVNGCLIAQGEVVVVNDKFGIRLTDIITPSERIRKLNR
- the fliM gene encoding flagellar motor switch protein FliM, encoding MGHEEFMSQEEVDALLKGVTGEHDEKSDQSDRAGVRPYNIATQERIVRGRMPGLEIINERFARLMRVGIFNFMRRTAEISVGPVKVQKYSEFTRNLPIPTNLNLVHVKPLRGTSLFVFDPNLVFFVVDNLFGGDGRFHTRVEGRDFTQTEQRIISKLLSLVFEHYTTAWKSVRPLQFEFVRSEMHTQFANVATPNEVVVVTQFSIEFGPTGGTLHICMPYSMIEPIRDVLSSPIQGEALEVDRRWVRVLSQQVQAAEVELTADLAQIPITFEKILNMKAGDVLPINIPEFITAKVDGVPVMECGYGIFNGQYALRVLKMISAAETMKEGGYE